The nucleotide sequence acaatttgcatgtgaaagcaacaacaaagctatCGACCAAGATTCACCGCTAGCGAGAATgtttatacctcataaaactggcatAACTCTCAATTTTCCATGCTATCAGCTCTCTTTTCTTATATTTGGCAAGTCTCAGTGTGTGTTCAGACACGGCAACTCGCGACTATTGATAGAGAGGTGGGCGGTCGAAGGAGAAGGGCACCGAGTTGCTGGGACTCGGGGAACAAGACATGTGTTCCCTTTATTCTCAATGTTGGTTTTGACTGTagtctaaaaaaaattcaagtaattaaattatgcaaataaagcaattaagtgcttccaaacaaTGTCAATTATGGaaactgttgtttttgcagcataaacattccccatgcacacgcggggaatgctgctgcaatgacagtccttggccggatataaatgcaAGTCGTTTCCAGTTATgtagaactgactgtcgtggGTTTTTATGCTGTCTTTTCCAATGCTGCCAACGTATAACAGATGGCGAATCGAAAGGGCTTATTTGTGCAAGTTACCTGAAGGATATCTCATTTGACTCACAAAAAATTTACGGCGCcaaaataagttttgatttcattttatgtttttgttctgTTTACTGTGGAGACTTTTAgtaccaaatatatatatatatgcatacatatttacatgtacaaggtgtgttcaaaaattaataatttcgcATTTATAGTGTGCCCAATGGCGGGCACTTCAGATAAAAAACACTCATGCCATAGATCTCTTTAATTTTGGGGAATAGCAAAACGTCACCAGAAAGAGAATAGCCTAGGGTCACCAGTTATgataattttaagtaaattagtGTCATCATTGACATCATTCAACAGTTTCTGAGCTCTTAGTTCAAAACTAAGCAGTGTTCAAAGTGTAAGCAGTGTCCAAAGCACCCGAGAATTGCATGGCACAAGCCAACCGTCTAATAATGATTCGATGATTTtccaaaacaattttcttaatgGCTTCAACATTTTCATCTGTTGGCGCGTTGAGGCGTTCAGAGCCAAATTCGTCGTTGGCGTCTTCTCGGCCAGCTCGGAGgagctggttttttttttggtttcgttaatctatttgatttctgagaggataggtgattagcctgccgctatcagtcctaagtagtgggaatgcccacctgtcgttgcttaggaacaacgccttcctACTGCTTGGAGTGCCATCTGTGGGTCACATTTTTCtaccagaaggatcacacagatggttgaggacttcgctaaagtgaTGTGTCTGCTCTATTACCGCgcctgcccgcttcctcttgctggcgccactgatgcaatgtgtaactctgtgttttttctttgtttttgcttgtttaagcagccacaatgcaaataatgcgctgactattgtgcgggaataaggatggaaaggataaggttTTGGGTTTCAGTAATGAGTTTGTAAAGTAGGTAAATTTCTAAAAGTgggaggaccgtgctttacgtgagattcgaacccacaacctctgggatggcaggctagtgcacttacgctagactaccgaggtcgCGAGGAGCTGGTAATACTTATAAAAAAGTGTGCTAGCCAAAGCAGGCTCTACGTATCTCAATGTGATTAAGACCTAtgcttcctttattttttactgcttgcagttttgtatatatatgtgtccACTTACCATGGATATGCCCAATAAACAACACTTCATTtgctattaattaaattattacatttctttCTTCTAGTCTGCGTACTTTTTGGACTGTGGAATATCGTGAGCATTATATTTCTCAACGTTTCCTGCCTGATCTCTGGTATCATACAAATGGTGGTTGGTTTTATAGTGATGGGGCTAGAGGCGCCTTGTTGTTTCTTCTGTATAGATTATGTAAACGAAGTGTCTAATAAAGTAGAAGCACGACCACTGTGGAATCGTGCTGCTTTCTATTGTTTGTAAGTAAATCATaaattattgtatgtatattccgaATAGCAGCGATAAAAGGACGTAGATAAATATGATGGGtgttatttatacatacatatgtatgtttatatatatattttgcgaGTAGAGAACAAAACGAATTATTTAGCCTCgattttacttacatattttcaaaataacaacaataatgacTTTACTTTTCTttccaaaatgaagaaatagcTTTTCGGTATACAGAATTGGAAGCTTTTCTCGGACTCAACTTAAAAGAActatacagcaaattaatgttATGCATCGGGTAAATGCTCATTCAATATTTATCAAGAAGTCGAAATTTAATGCTAAATCATATGGaacattttgattaaaatttgttgatttttttatatatttttttaattttatataaaatttgaaagttggatttatatagtttttgtgggagaatgaactacattttattattgaaattataaaataaatataaatactacgttttgttaaaaaattaataattattaaaattaaaggcGAGGGAAATAAATTGCCAAAACATGTCAATAAGTCGCTGTGCTATAGTTTTTTAACGCAGTGAACACAACGCAAGCAAAATTCACGTTGCTCATACGCCACGGCGCCCTAATTAAGTTTcgtcaaaaatgcaaaattaattgACAGTTggcggcatgtgaaggtaccccgccaatactaaccacctattcacatgctcCCCCTTAACCCTCccttggacaccttttttaaaaccttcggagGGCCATCCGCGTCTGGCCTTTTTTGTCctattcgaggatcctttttaaaaggttatatcatATCTACAAATTGATAGAAAGTTAAGTTTAAGGAAGctgcctggaagctcaagtcgttaactATGATagaaattcacgtccaaagtcagACCAGACCcgggtgtccaacggagggctAAGCCTACTCACCTAATACGCCTCTTCCTTTGGATCCAATCCGTCGAAACAGCCCTGTGCCTAGGGTTGGATGAGATAGACGATGACTATCGGTGACTATAACGCACTGGCAGGGCGTAATGAACTTATACAACGATGTCAATCGGTGACTACACGGCACTGGCAGGGTTTGATGAATTGCTACAACAGCAGTTGTTGCTCTAGCGCAAGTATAAATAGCACCCCTTTCTACAAAAGCTAAATcgtttattgttaatttttttcttactatAATAAGAATATTACTTTATTCACTaaaacttctttttatttttaggatTGCTTTACCTCCTATAATTTTGTGCCCGGGATTGAGTAGTATTTTCGCATGCGGTCTTGTGTTTGGCACTGGAGTGATATATGGTCTCATGGGATTAGGCAAAAAGTGAGTACAACAATTTTCAGTTATTGATGTGTGAACGCGTTCAATGTTCGTAGAGATCGTCTATGTGTTCAATCAGCAGTTGAGCCTTTGCTGATGCGAGCCACAAGTTGTAAAAAGCTTTAAATACGCAACTGTGTATTTGAAAACCCAGCTATTCTAAACCAAGAGCTTTTAAGCCTTCAAATTCAGAACTTGCAAGGCTTTGAACAGTATTTGggctacatttttttaattggctGAATATATGTACCTCAAAAACCggtaaaatataatttgaagtGTAGTGTGATttattttgctacttttttttttgctttaggaAGCAGAAACAATTTTAGCAAGCAAAAGCTTGTTACGATTTACGATTTACGCTCAACTTATTGAGAAAAGCTAGCAAAACTGTATGTGTTAAACCAAGGCTAACAGAAAATAGTAGCAAAAATATGAATACGCAAACGCATAGACTTACTGACTAAGCCTATGTCCAAAAATTGATGTCCTATGTATTATAATATCCATAAaaagtgtttctttttttttgtaagaaaatttaaacGCTAATCGACTAATTACATGTGTTTCTGTTTCTCTTTGTTCTCTCttcctctgttttttttttttgtcgtgttATTGTCCTTTGTTTATTCGTCTGACCCGTTTCGTTACTCGAAAACGCCTtactctatttattttttaatattactcgATTCGTCTTTTGTATGTATAAATCACTTTGATGACTGCGCCTTAGAGCATCGCGCGAGGATATGGCTGCAGCCGCAACATCTCCCACACAAATGCCACCCGATGGTGGCCAAATGCAAATGGGCACCGACCAACATATCACACTAATGGAAGATCCAGATGTCTGGCGTCCTACATAAACGATTCACTCCAATAAACACTTTATAAATGCTCATTAATGCACGCTGCAAAGCATTGCAACTCAGTCTCCAAAGTATTTAGTTTAGTTTGCCAATATTCGGGGTGTTTCCATTGAAACATGCAACGGAGAGAAActtaaaattgaattgaaaattgaatagTCACTTGCCCCACCAGACGATAGAGAGCACGTTAAACAAATGGTAGTGTAGAGTAGTGAAcaaatacaaatgtaaaacaacaacaacaacttaaacTGCAAACTAGCGtctaaaaaaggtgtttttgaaaattaaaagatcaaaaaacacaaatgtatgtatgtacattcatagTTAATGAGAAACcaaaaataccttaaatacgtTACTCAGTTGAGAACAACATTCCATTTATGATAATTGTTATATGAACATATTTACAAAGTTAAGGAAGATCGTTTTAAAGAATATTGCTGTTATTGCCACATTTGCGCCTACCAAACGATCTCCCAATACAGCAACAAATGATTATATAGGTGAGCATGTTGTATATACAAGTAAATAGAATACAAtattgatgaaaataaaaaaatgcaaaaagtataaaataaacacTGTAGAGCAAAAAATCTAGATCGTTACTTAGCGAAACGTTTTAAGAATTTTGGGTGTTGTTCGAAAAATATGGTAATATCATAATATTGTAAATTAATCTTAAAAGcactatttaacaaaaaaaccaaaaaaacaaaaaaaaacgcatacatctttatatatatatttcttatgttCGTGTGTTTGTCACTGAACTCCTCCTAAACgactgaaccgattttgatgaaattttttgtgtgtgttcaatGGGATTCGAGAATGGTTTAGATTCAcaatagggtctcgagatataatccaaaacgtgga is from Anastrepha ludens isolate Willacy chromosome 4, idAnaLude1.1, whole genome shotgun sequence and encodes:
- the LOC128861064 gene encoding calcium channel flower → MSFAEKITGLLARPNQPNQIDGTDAPWYMKYGGRLLGIVGAFFCVLFGLWNIVSIIFLNVSCLISGIIQMVVGFIVMGLEAPCCFFCIDYVNEVSNKVEARPLWNRAAFYCLIALPPIILCPGLSSIFACGLVFGTGVIYGLMGLGKKASVEEMRQAAVQSGLAGTPTGTTTSDRASIVNNAQPFSFTGAVGTDSNV